A single window of Myxocyprinus asiaticus isolate MX2 ecotype Aquarium Trade chromosome 48, UBuf_Myxa_2, whole genome shotgun sequence DNA harbors:
- the LOC127437136 gene encoding secreted frizzled-related protein 2-like: MHLSCILILFSLMAHTAAFDLGQTTRCVPVPHQMSVCQDVPYSEMRLPNLLGHGSLEEAVPRSEELRTLLHTGCHPQARSFVCSLIAPVCLDRFIQPCRSVCTAVRDSCAPVLACHGHAWPEALNCDRFPAQDDTCLTPLPKHISAFSKEFPQPVCQSCPPVEEIPSLKTVLDALCLSDFAVKAKISRRRLPSSEPELMVEGQVEFIQRGPLLPYDTASLLQRWLLINLRCGHMLVRPGRAQLYLITGTMRPNGSIKLSNLFPWLKKDLHITTATRKWKHHKC, translated from the exons ATGCATCTGTCCTGCATCCTGATCCTCTTCTCTCTCATGGCCCACACTGCGGCCTTCGACCTGGGCCAGACGACACGCTGCGTTCCCGTTCCTCATCAGATGAGCGTTTGCCAAGACGTGCCGTACTCTGAGATGAGGTTGCCCAATCTGTTGGGTCACGGAAGCCTAGAGGAAGCGGTTCCTCGCTCTGAAGAATTGAGAACTCTACTTCATACCGGCTGCCATCCTCAGGCTCGGTCGTTCGTCTGCTCACTCATTGCTCCTGTTTGTCTGGACAG GTTTATCCAGCCCTGTCGTAGCGTGTGCACGGCCGTGCGGGACAGTTGTGCCCCCGTGTTGGCGTGTCACGGACACGCTTGGCCTGAAGCCTTGAATTGCGACCGTTTCCCGGCGCAGGACGACACGTGTCTAACACCTCTGCCCAAACACATCAGTGCTTTCTCCAAAG AATTCCCCCAGCCTGTGTGCCAAAGTTGCCCACCTGTAGAGGAAATACCCTCTCTGAAAACAGTGCTGGATGCCCTCTGCCTCAGTGACTTCG CTGTCAAAGCCAAGATCTCCCGGCGTCGGCTGCCCTCCTCAGAGCCGGAGTTGATGGTGGAGGGGCAGGTGGAGTTCATCCAGCGCGGTCCGCTGCTCCCGTACGACACCGCCAGTCTCCTGCAGCGCTGGCTGCTCATCAACCTCAGATGCGGCCACATGCTGGTACGACCCGGCCGCGCTCAGCTCTACCTCATCACTGGAACCATGCGTCCAAATGGATCCATCAAGCTGTCcaatctcttcccctggctcaaaAAAGACCTCCACATTACCACAGCAACACGCAAATGGAAGCACCACAAGTGCTAA
- the LOC127437131 gene encoding homeobox protein DBX2-like encodes MAELPPRHPGFGISGKCFLIENLLRPGNFSPVGWPSSGVCLKRCFPNLVYGPLGLVPKGKCVSPNGAPENHMCPQIKNRNVAPPQSVVMTGAPLMCRTGSQPVMSSTPLFTKGVSSTLWSPVMNSRSRPGILRRAVFSEEQRKELERTFRRQKYISKTDRNRLATELCLKETQVKIWFQNRRMKWRNCREKESTYTRPAIERLTVWSESEPVDAHKKSSTDDTLSPVHSRTREIRPEQR; translated from the exons ATGGCAGAACTTCCTCCGAGGCATCCTGGATTTGGGATTTCTGGGAAGTGTTTTCTCATTGAGAATCTGTTGCGTCCTGGGAATTTTTCACCTGTTGGTTGGCCTTCATCAGGTGTCTGTCTGAAGAGATGTTTTCCAAATCTGGTTTACGGACCTCTGGGTTTGGTGCCGAAAGGGAAGTGTGTCTCTCCGAACGGGGCCCCGGAAAACCACATGTGTCCTCAGATAAAGAACAGGAATGTCGCTCCACCTCAGTCAG ttgtTATGACTGGAGCTCCTCTCATGTGCCGCACTGGATCTCAGCCTGTGATGTCATCTACCCCTCTGTTCACta AGGGTGTCAGTTCTACACTGTGGAGTCCAGTGATGAACTCCAGATCCAGACCGGGAATTCTGCGGCGGGCCGTGTTCTCAGAGGAACAGAGGAAAGAACTGGAGAGAACCTTCCGCAGACAGAAATATATAAGCAAGACTGATCGCAACAGACTGGCGACAGAGCTCTGTCTCAAAGAGACACAG GTGAAGATCTGGTTCCAGAACCGCAGAATGAAATGGAGGAACTGTAGAGAGAAGGAGAGCACATATACGCGACCAGCGATTGAGCGACTGACGGTCTGGAGCGAATCAGAACCGGTGGACGCACACAAGAAATCCAGCACAGACGACACACTCTCACCTGTCCACAGCCGAACCAGAGAGATCAGACCAGAGCAAAGATAA